The following DNA comes from Paraburkholderia phytofirmans PsJN.
GTGCCGGCCGGCCTCGATACGCCACGCGTGGTCGAAGTCTCGGATTTGCTGCGCGAAGTGATTGCCGCGCTCGACACGCCCGGCATCTCGGCTACGCGCGAGCAGTTGCTGGGCGCCCTCGCACTCGACGAACTGACTCGCTCGGAGCCGCTGCCGCTGTCGGTGCCGATGCCTAACGAAAAGCGTCTGCGCGCGCTGTGCGAAGCGGTGATCGCGGACCCGACGCATGGCGAGTCGCTCGAACAATGGGCGTCCAGTGTGGGCGCGAGCACGCGCACGATTGCGCGGCTGTTTCGTCAGGAATTGGGCGTGAGTTTTTCGCAATGGCGCCAGCAGGCGATTCTGGCGCGCGCTATTCCGCTATTGAGCCAGGGACGGCCGCTTTCGCATGTCGCCTTGGAACTGGGCTATCAAAGTCAGAGCGCTTTCTCCGCGATGTTCCGCCGTGCCTTCGGTGAAAGTCCGCGCGCGTTCATCGAGCGTGGCTCGGAACATCGGCCGGGGCATGGCGAGCACGGCGATACGGAACTGGACGACGAAACTGCGCGGGATCGCGCGGATGCGCAGAGCGATAGTGGGCGTTGAGTGAGCGTGGAAAACTGCGGCGTCAAGCGCGCGCTTCAGACGCGGCCCGCCCAGTTCGGCGCCGCAAACACTGCGGGTGAATCACCAGCGCCTCAGACCCCGCCGGTCAAACTCGACGCATCAAAACCAGCGTGCCGAACACCCGCGCGGCAGACTTCGCGTGTGTTCGGCACGCCTTAAACCCGCCGCGCCAAATGGCGAATCGCACCGAGTTGCGCAAGACGCGGCCCTGCCAGCTTGTAGCCTTTGCGCTGATAGAGCCGAGCCGCAGGGTTGTCGACGAACACGCGCAATTGCAACTCCCGCAAGCCGCGCTCACGCGCCCACTGATGCGAGACATCGAGCAGATACGTGCCGGCGCCGAGCCGACGATGGCCTTCGGCAATCTGCACGTCGCGGATATGCAGCGAATCGCCCTCTTGCGTGATGCGCAACACGCCGATCGGCGTGCCGTCCATTTCGAGAATGAAATTCTCCGACTCGCGCCAGCTGCCGAGAAACAGATCGCCACGCCAGACGAGATGATGGCGGCGGTAGTAACCGCCCATGTTGTTGCGAGTCAGCGCCTCGGCGAACTCGAAATCGTCCATGCTGGCTTTGCGCAGATGAAACGGCAACGGAGCTTCGGTGGGATCGAACATGGCGGGGCGACAAGGGAGAGTCGGGTCAACGGTAAAACAGGCCGCGCGCGCTGGCAATGGCTGTTTGTCCCGAGCATACCCAGGCGCGCTGGACAGTGGAATAAAAAAAGCCCACTTCTTTCGAAGTGGGCTTTCTCAAATCTGGCGGAGCGGACGGGACTCGAACCCGCGACCCCCGGCGTGACAGGCCGGTATTCTAACCAACTGAACTACCGCTCCAGATTTTTTTGCACCGCGGCTGATGAGACCGGCTCATTCACCACTGCGTTACCGCT
Coding sequences within:
- a CDS encoding GNAT family N-acetyltransferase, with protein sequence MFDPTEAPLPFHLRKASMDDFEFAEALTRNNMGGYYRRHHLVWRGDLFLGSWRESENFILEMDGTPIGVLRITQEGDSLHIRDVQIAEGHRRLGAGTYLLDVSHQWARERGLRELQLRVFVDNPAARLYQRKGYKLAGPRLAQLGAIRHLARRV
- a CDS encoding AraC family transcriptional regulator, which encodes MTSSTDSNLSSLVRFADIPPEFQPNDTHPIRVRSRQMPSGWRIARHTHAWAQVAYASRGVLRVATTGTTWMVPPSRAIWVPPHVTHEVVAVEDAFLRTLYITESTVPAGLDTPRVVEVSDLLREVIAALDTPGISATREQLLGALALDELTRSEPLPLSVPMPNEKRLRALCEAVIADPTHGESLEQWASSVGASTRTIARLFRQELGVSFSQWRQQAILARAIPLLSQGRPLSHVALELGYQSQSAFSAMFRRAFGESPRAFIERGSEHRPGHGEHGDTELDDETARDRADAQSDSGR